The nucleotide sequence tttataaaCAGTCAACGTTTATATTTGGGAGAGGAGgtgttgctgtttttattttgccaaatagATTTTAAGAGACACACACTACTTGCTTTCgtcagtgttttgtttatttatttatgtatatatgtctttgcttttcaacttattttttattgtggtaaaatacacgtaacagaaaatttaccatcttaatgattttttaagtatttgtgtactttttttttttttaggttttaatataagctccttttaatgtttatttatttttgagagagagagagagaacgcgagcGTGTGCGCGCGCGGGCGCGCGCCAGAGcatgggcggggaggggcagagagagagggagacacagaatccaaagcagcctccaggctctgagctgtcagcacagagagcctgacatggggcttgaactcacaggccatgagatcatgacctgagccgaagtcggatgcttaaccgactgagccacccaggtgcccctttacttatttttgagagagagaagatggggtgggttggagggacagagagagagacagagggagaaagagaatcccaagcaggccctgcactatcagtgcagagccagtcactgggcttgatctcaccaactgtgaaatcatgacctaagccaaaatcaagagttagaggcttaactgactgagccacccagatgccttttGATGggttttaaatgtacatttcagTGGGATTAAGTACATTTGTATTGTCAagcaaccatcaccattatccatCCGTctctagaattcttttctttttgcaaagcTAAACCTCTATATCCACTAACCAGTAAGTCcccattccctccttccccacagcccctggcaaccaccattctgttttctgtctttaggattttgactattctaaggacatcacataagtggaatcatacagcatttgtcttttggGGATTGGTTTGTTaagcacaatgtcctcaaggtgCATCCATTTTGTAACATATTgcaaaattccattcttttttaggggcacctgggtggctttcaaggtttggtgattatgaatacagtctttgtgtgaacatacGCACTCATTTCTCTTAGGTGTATACCCAGGAGTAGAATGGCTGCATGggtatattttaactttatttaaaagtgccaaataattttccaaagttgTACCATTTTCCACACCCATGCTAGgtactttttagtttctttttaatactgttttttagttttaaaatacactaaACATAAGTATTTCATAGTCTATGCCTGATAATCCTAATATATGCTGTCTCTGCAGGTCTGATTCTGCAGTTTGTAGTTTCTTCTAATTCTCACGGTAGTTTATATCCCcgtgtattttgtgatttttgattGTGAGTTCATCTTCCTTGGAACTTCGTCTGGGGGAGTATTTGAAGTTTGGCTTTCAAGTACATTCCTCTAAAAAAGGAGGATAAATATACTTATTTGCCTCTGCCAGTGGATACTAAATTCTCAGCTTGGAATCTTTTAGGGCCTAAAATTTCTGGCCCTAAATCCAAGTAAAGTGAGGCTATGGTTAGGAACTCtcaagaaaatatgttttcttttttttcctttccacacaGAGCCAAAGCTAAGCCAGGCACGTGTGTCCACCACCTCCCTTTGTGGGGGTGGAGTTTTTTCTCATTCACTCAGTAAAGATGTCACTTTTCAGGGGTCTCTGATCTGACTTCCTGTCTCAAACTTTGTGCCCTGTCCCTCTCACTTGTGGCCCTTTAGAACCCAAGCCCTGTGCCACCACTGAATCGGGGTTTGTTCCAACACAGGCTCCAGCTTCAGAATCCACTTCCTTGGCTCAATTCaagctttctataatttctgGGCATTTGAggatttttccttatttttgtgcCAGCTCTGCCATCATTCAAACAGATGTTTTTCAGACTGGCAAAAGATTGATAATTGAAGTTGAGTGATAAACATGTGGAGATTCATTATACCATTCTCTACAAAGCATGTTTGAAATTTCACAGAGTaaaaagtcctttttttaaaaaggaattctcCATAGAGATTCATAGTGAGATATTTAGAGGTAAAATATTAGGATGGCTGTAGTTTACTTTAAAATGCTTTAGAAGgacagggtgtctgggtggctcagtcagctgagtgtctgactcttgatttcagctcaggttatgatcccagggttgtaggactaaatcctgcatcaggctctacactgagcatggagcctgcttgggattctctctctcttcccccctctgccccactccctcacactctctcttaaaaaaataaaataaaataaaaaacaaaaaacaaaccacaaaacaaaaacaaaaaaacaacttctgaaggaaagagataaagcaaaatggaaaaatgttaataattataaaatctggGTTACAGGGCATATGGGTGTTCATCATACTATTTTGTGTGCTTTTAAGTATGCTTGGAAATGTTTATAATACAAAATCAAAGTATGATAAAAGGATTCTTAGGCATTCTGTACTGGGTCTCTGGACATCTAGTCTACCATATTATTAGAAACAAATATGACATCATATTGAATGATTGAACTTACAAAGAAATAATCCACCAATGACCCGGCCACATGGTTGAACAAccgaagaaaaggaagaaatgtatgTACAACATTGCAAAGCTGTGCAGATCCAGATATGAACAAACTTGTGTGAATGGACAATTAGGGAAGTGGGAAGGTGAGCATACTGGCAGAACACCAAGTCAAGTCGGGATGGGCCTGCCAAAGTGTCCTGTCATTGAGCTTAGTTTTCATTGCATGACTCAGTTATTTGCTGGTTGGTAGCCCCATCCGTGTAATAGCAGGATCTAGCTTCCTCCTCTCAGAGTCCAGCCTCCCtggtttgggggaagggggacTGTCTCCCAGCTCCAGCCCAACTCTCACCTGCTCTCTAAGTGCCTCCAGTCTAGCCCCTTTTGCTGCCTTGCAAAATGCCTGTGAGTCATCATATCCATTCCAGAACTTCCAGGCCTTGCCTGGAGCCCCACTAGGACAATCCACTACTACATAACCATCTGACAGGAGTAAGTGGGCATTCAGCAGAATAAATAGCTCAGGGTGGCTTTGGCAATTCTGGTCAAGACCTTTGACCAGTGGGAAGTGAGGATAGAGGCCCCCCGCCTTCGTTTTCCACTTCTATGGAGAACTATTTGAATAAGAACACATCTACACTGTCAAGAATGAGCCTGAATTTTCAGGGACAGAGCAGCCTAGACCCATATGttgaaaagaaacatttccttGAATTAATAGTAATCTGCAAAGATAACATCTCATTATAGAGAAGATATTTATATTGTTATGCAAAACACCGAGACACTGAGCCATGGGCTCCTTAATTGCTCCATTTAAGAATTAAGTCTTTGGTTCATCTTTGCAAGAACAAGGCATCCATTGATCCAGAGGAAAGAGATATTTGCTCCAGTTCACACATCTTACCATATAGAGAGACAGTGGAAGGTTTTCATTTATAGTTCTCCCCACTCAAGACGTTAGCCAATTACTGGACAGCTTTCAACTTCAAAGTGTCTGGGTTTCCTTTCCCATTAATCAGAGGCTCTGCAGGAGAAATCTTCCAAGGTGAGGCCTAGATCTAACTCCCCTTTCATGGCAAAACCTCACAGGGCATGAACTGGTTCTTTTTTGTGCTCTGTTGTGATGAAATTTTACATCATTGTACTGTTGCAGAATAAATTTAatcttaaattatgttttttgaaTTCATATGTCAGTCAACAAATCTTTGATGAGCACCTATCGCCAGGCAAATGTGCTGGTGTTGGGAACAcagcagcaaagaaaataaatgaaattctcaCAAAGTTAGCACCCTATATAGTTGACTTCatgtacttttttaatgtttatttatttaagagagagagagaacatgagtgggggacaggcagacagagagggagagagagactcccaagcagattccgtactgtcagtgcagagcccaacatgggcttcaaacccacgaactgtgaggtcatgacccgagccgaaatcaagagtcaggcgcttaagcgactgagccacccaggcgccccttacttcAGGCACTTTTGCCAATTTCCTAACTCTCAGAAGTTGGACTGACACATGCTGTAATGTTTTTGAGCAAGGTTTGGAGGGGGAAATGTGTAGGGCATGcacaagaggcacagagagcgaGGAGTCCCTGGATGCACAGCGGTGGCAATATTGCTACAGTTGGGGCTACCCATGGGTGAGCAGAGGCCAGGAGGTTAGAATGGTAGGCACGTGCTCGtggagggccttgaatgccaagaTAAAAGCTTGAACTTTATTAGAAATGGTGACACTAACAGTTAGTGCTTATTGGGTTCTTAGCCTATGCGCTAAGCGGTATACACGAACTGCCTCATTTTAGTTCTCTCAACAACTCtccaggtactattattatctccagattacagatgaaaaactgagtcacagagataAAGAGACTTCCGTGGGTCCCACAGTTGtgtgaaaacatttttacatGGAGTTGTGTCCTAGAAATCTGGCAGCCTTGAGTCAGATGAATTGCAGAGAGGAGAGACCACAAATAGTTATTGTAAGAGAATCACCAGAGAAAGGTACCAAAAGCCTGAAGTAGAACGGTAGCAGGGGGaatgggaagaaaggaatggaTGCAAATACTGAGTGGATGTGCAGGGCGGTGGCAGAGAAGAAGATTTCACAGATGCCTCCTAGCTACTGAGATTAGGTGTCCTGGAGGTCTGTTATTAGAAGAGGCTGAGCCAGGGAGAGACAGATTTGGTGTGGAGGATGTTGAGCTCAGTTTTGGGGTACAGTGAATGTCTAAGGACCCCCAGGAAGGTTACCTCACAAGCACTGAAAATTAGCAATTTgatctgggaaaaaataaagagttggtgTTACAAATCCGTAAAGGGATTGCACCAAGGTATTGGTCGCAACAGTGGGAGTAAAGGTAGAATAaagatagatgatggatgattagatagatagatagatagatagatagatagatagataaatgaaggaaggaaggaaggaaggaaggaaggaaggaaggaaggaaggaagagacaatGGTGCCTAGTGAACACCCACAGTTAGGAGAAGAAAGGGGAGCCCATGGACGAACAGATCAGAGACAGCAGATCCAGACACGTACCTTGTTAGGAAAATGAAGAGATGAGAGAGTTTCCAAAAGTCAAATgctgaaaagcccacagccaatTACAACTAAAAAAGACAGGAATTTGGAAATAAGGAACCCTGATGATCATTTCAGAGAATGAAGGGAAACCCTTAAACTCTGCACATGGGGGAACAAATGGGTACATTACCAGAGGCTAAATTGGCAATATGGATCAGAAGAGTTAATACCGCATATCTGGAAATtatacttctagaaatttatataGAAAAGGAATACTCCTAGAGATGCAATAAGATAGAGCTATGAGGCTGTTGGTcactattttgtttaaaatcctGAAAATTTGTCAACAGCACAAACAATGGGGGAATATTTAATGGGTACAAAGAGGATTGTAGTTGGTTATAAAGAAGCAAGTTACAAAACTGCGTATGTTTCTCCCACCCCCATTCCCCACCTTTTAAAGGAAGGCAATATATAGAGAAATATGGAAGAATATACTGCAAGAATTTCATGATGGTTTTTTCTAGGTGGTAGGATATGATAATTATAAGatctctgttttccctttctgCACACCCAtttaccctccctccctcctttggaTTACCTATATCTACTATAACAActctgtccaatagaaatataatgggagccacaaatgtaattttaaacatCCTAGtaactacatttaaaaagtaaaaagaaacagataaaataataatatattttctttaacccCAGTGTGTCAGTGTTATCATTATAACATGAAACcaacacagaaaatattaatgatatcTTAGATTTTTCAAAACACTCAGCCTTCCAAACCtggtatgtattttacatttacagaataTTTCAATTTGGACCATCCACATTTTAAGCACCCGACGGCCACATGGCTTCCGTATTAGACAGCAAAGCTGTATAAAATTAACAGCTAACGTTTAtcaagtgcttactatgtgctaggaacACTGATGTAAGCCCATTGGGTGGGGATTATAACTCGTTCAACATCACAAAAACTCCTTAAGGTTGTTAGGATTGTTATTGCCTCCGTAAGCATATGTTGCTATTGTCATAACACCGTGGTAAAAGTTTGGGAGCTTTGCAAGCCATTTCCCTAATGGGATGGGGGTGGAAGCCAGGTTGCAAAGGCTTATTGAGTCGAAGGGAACTGAGGCAGATGCAGAGAGACTAAAACTTACTCAAAAAGTTTGGTGGTGAAGAAAAGTTAGCAGAAACTAGAGGACGGAAGGCTTTTTGTGGGACAGGGAGACCCAAAGGCAAACTAAGctaaagaggagggaggagaatgaAAGGTAAAAGAGAAATGGCTGGGGATGTTGTTAGACCAAGTACTCCACAAGAGTGAGGGCTCTGTTGGATAAACACTGCCTGGCCTGTGCTGGGGGTGCTGTGATGGACACCACCGCTTCCCAGctgagggtggaggtgggagtgtagcctgggaggtggggggggcagacCCTGGTAACTCCCTCCTGCAGGTGAATGCCAGGACAGAGTGGAGGCGGTGCTTCCCTGGGGGGAGTTGAACTGAGTGGTGAAGAATGAAAGTTACCCAGCAAAGCAGCAAAAAATGGACGGGATATAGACTTGAAAAATACTTGACTATAAGACCAGGTGACTGGACGAGAAAGATGAGAGAGTGAGGATCTGAGTTCCCAAGCTTCCTGCATGGCCAAGGGCAGAGATAGTAACATCTACTGAGGGGCTGTCTGGAGTCACACGTTGGTCCTGTGCACCACATACTAATCTCATTCATCCTCACAGAGGTCCCATATAGTGCTTCCCATTGTGCAGATGTGCAAACTGAAGAAGCAAGATTATTGGCCCCAGTTCTCACCATCAGTAAGTGGAAAAGTCAGAATCTGAGCCCAGGTTGTTccagagatggaaggaaggaggagacaaATTGATGAGGGCCCAGAGGTAGGATGGGTGGTCCAAGGGGCTGGGCAGGCAGGTGAGGAATGAAAGGTAAGCAGACATATGGGATGGTAGGGCCCTCTGGCCTGAGGAAGGCACCGATCAGTCTTTGGACAGAACTCAGCAactggggagggaggacaggcaggtggaagggaagggctggggaacagaggtgggagagggggcaggaggtTTGGTTTAAGGTGGACTGCTGTCCACTGGTGGAGAGAGGAGGCATTTATGTACATGATCAGCTGCGGGTGGGAGAACTTGGCAGAGACTGGGCAGGTGAGAAGGCACAGCAAGAGATAGGGGCCAGGTGGAGAGCGTTGTTACTAGATCCAGAACACAGAGGCAAGCTTAGAGACCCCCTGAGGGTGACAAGTTCTTCTCTTCACCTACTGCAGAAAAAGCGACAGTAGAGGAAGAGGCCCTAAGAGGAGCAGAAATAGAGGAAACCAGGTTAGGGATAAATATCCACACAGGGAGGGGAAAGATGGAGGGAAATTAGAGAGTTACCAGAGAGGAAAGCCAGAGAAAGGAGGCTTGGAACAGGGAAACGGGAGGGAGGGTGAAGGTAGAAGTGCCATCATCCAGCACACCCAGCACACCAGCAACCCATCCCTAACCCAGAGAACGCCTGTCTTGGGAGTTAGCTGCAGCAGCAGGGTGGGGACGGAATGGGAGTGAAACCCGAGCCAGATCACTGACCTGTCCCAGCTCAATGGAGACTGCGACCAGACTCAAGTCACTGGTCCTGTGCAGTCTGTTTCTTCATCCGAAATATGGGGTTCATGACAGACAGCTAGATGTCAAAGGACTTCGCAAGCACCAGGTCCACAAGGGAAGGTGTTATTATAAGGCCTATCAAGTTAATAACAACAGGTATCCTCAGAACCATGCAGATGAAAATAGATGCCAAGTCTAGAAATGGCCCGGTAGATTCCAAGCTCCTCTACCTGCCCAGTGTAGCGAGTTCGCGGCCAATATCCAGCCTCACGGTGGGGTAGGAGGCGAGGGCCTGTGGTTGGACAGATGGGGTTCGTCTCTGGCCAGGGGCGCAAGGCCCGCAGCAGGGTTAAACTTGCTCCGGCTCCTGTCTTCTCCGTGGCAGCCCCCTGTCGCCGCAGAGCACAGGCCCAGGCAATGCTTATCCAACTGAACCCGCGTCCCCGCGGGGATCTTGCTCCAACAAAATACCCAGTCATCTCCTTCTATCTAAAGCGAAAATCCCTTCGTTCCGTGCCCTTGCCCAGCTCCGCACACTTGGCCCCTCAGTGGTGTGGCCTGCTCAGGTCGCCGCTCGGCCCGGCTGAGCTTCCCCTTTCCCAGGACTGAAGCTGGggcaaaggaggagggggaagaaataaatgaaaagtcggggtggagggtggagcagcgagacagggagggggatagACAGCCTGAGACATAAacgggagagagacagagagacctgtACAGAGCCAAAAAGATCCGGAGAGGTCGCAAAAGAGGCACTGGCGCTCGCCACGGATTCGTTAAGGATTCCTTCCGCAGGCATTTCTGATGAGGCTCCGCCGCGCTCGGCCCGGGGCTGCCCGGGACTCGAAGGGCTGCAGGGTGCGGTCGCCTCGCCTCACCTCCCCCCTctcgccgccccctccccacctcgcccAAGGGGGCCGGAACGGCGTCGGCGCGCGGGGGCTTTTCGGCGCAGTCGAGTGGAAAATAGACTTTAACCCGCTTTGTGGCGACAGGGGCGCCCGAAGCGCTCTCCCGGACCGGGGCTCCCGGCGCTCAGGCGGGCCACTCCCAAGACCCGGCCTGGAGTCCCTGCAGAGTCACACGGCACGCGGAACCCCTGGCCTCGGGGCGCCGGCAAGGCCTAGGCCGGATCTGCGCACCCGGCCACAGCCGGGCCGCCCCGACAGACCCCGGCGACGGCGAGGAAGCGAAACGCGCTGCGGTCCCCTCCTTGCAGTGCGCTGGCAGGGTCCGGGTCCCAGCCTCCCCACCACCGCCCAGCGCCCTCCTAGGCCTCCGTGCGGTGTTTCCTGCGGCCTGGAAGGCCCGGGTGAAAAAGTTTGCTGAGTACTGGTTCTCTTCACCCTCTCACCCCCAGGGAATTATTGCAAGAAATGGAAACCTGACGGAGCAGAGTCGTCCGCTGCTCCGAGGTCGCAGGTGGAAGGTGAGGGTCAGGGGAGGCCAGGCGGCCGCTGCGTTCCCGGGACGGCTGGGATGCATTCTTGGAGACAGGGTCGACTGCTCGGCGAGCTTCAAGTTAAGGCTCGAGGCCCTGGCCTGGCCCGCCTGCACCTGAGCCCCACGACCAGAGAAGGCGAGAAAAGCAGATCGTCCTCTGCTGAGGCCCGCCGTCCCGGTGCGAACAGACTGCGGTGGCTGTGGCTGGGCCAAGGATGTGCTTCCGAACACGGATTTGCTGCTTGAGGTCTGCAAAGTGACCACTCCGGTGGCTCCTCTCGCGCTGTCCCCGGCCTGGCCCCTGGGTGAAAAGAACTGGGCGTCCCCTTTCTGGAGCCGTCTCCCATAACACTCAGAAAACGCGAAACCTCACGAACGAGGGCGCGGCTTTCAGACCCGCGTCCCAAGAGACAGATGGGTGAGCGGGAGGGTCCCGGAGGCCAGGGAGCTTGTTCTCGGAGAACCTATTTGTTGGGCAAaacccacccaccctccactcgGATCCAAGTTGCCTGAGAACTGAAACGACATCTCAGGATGAATTGGAGGGGGTTCAACTGAGTTACACATCGGGAAGTGGGGCTGGAGATTTTCCCAAGCCCCAAGGCCCCTCGGACGCCTTCTTCGGCTCTCGCGTGGGCTGAGGTGGTTGGAGCGGTCGCCAGACTCAGCTAAAGGGCAGAGACGCGAGGAGAAGCTTGTGGCAAGGGGcggatgaggggtgggggggaggcctAGATCGCCCAGCAAAGGCTCCAGTCCGCTTTTTGCCTCCGACTGCTGGCTCCTTCCCCACCCGCCGtccctcgccccgccccgccccgccccccaccttggGGCAGGTGAGCGGCGGCCAATGGGCGAGCGCGGGGCAGGTGCCGGCTAACTCGCGCCTCGCAGAGCAGCGGCCGAGGCTGAGCTGGGCAGTGCTGGGAGGACCAGGGGCGGGGGTCGGTCCTGGCTGGACTcgggagggagggggccgggcTCAGCCCCCAGGCCGTAGAGGCAGCTCGTAGCCTCGCACGGAACCCGCGCCAGTGCCTGCGCCGGGAGCTGCCCGCTCGGCCCCAGAGGCCGGCGCGCCTAGCTGCGCGCCGTGGCCCGACTCCGCGTTCGCTCGCTCGCACGCCCCTCGCCTCACCGCGCCTGGCTCGCCGGCCGGGTCTgagcgcgggcgggcgggcgggggaggtgaggggtgctggtgtgtgtgcatgtgcctggCTGGGTGCACACCCCGCACGGCGGCGGCGCCAGGACGCGGAGCGCTCCCCAGAGCCCAGCTGCCTCGCTCGGCTCTGGCGACCGCGACCATGTTCCAGCCCACAGCCAAACGCGGCTTTACCATCGAGTCCTTGGTAGCCAAGGACGGCGGCACCGGCGGGGGCACTGGCGGCGGGGGCGCCGGCTCCCATCCCCTGGCGGCGGCCGCCTCGGAGGAGCCACTCCGGCCCACGGCGCTCAATTACCCTCACCCCGGCGCGGCCGAGGCGGCCTTCGTGAGCGGCTTccccgctgccgccgccgccgccgccgccgcgggcgCCGGCCGCTCGCTCTACGGTGGGCCCGAGCTTGTGTTCCCCGAGGCCATGAACCACCCCGCGCTGACCGTGCACCCGGCGCACCAGCTGGGCGCCTCCCCGCTGCAGCCCCCGCACTCCTTCTTCGGCGCCCAGCACCGGGACCCTCTGCACTTCTACCCCTGGGTCCTGCGGAACCGCTTCTTCGGCCACCGCTTCCAGGGTGAGTGCCCATGCTGTGCCCGCTTAGGCGGCCGGCCAGCGCCCACGCTGCGGTTGCGCGGGGGAGGCTCGGGGGCGCGCGGGGCTGTTCAGAAGTTGTTGAAAGAAGGCTGTGGGTCGGCAGAGGCCGATCCCCGAATGTGGAAGAGCCGCGGCGGATCCATTCGCGCTACCGCGGTGTTGGGTTCCCTTCCAGAGAGCCAGGTTGGGACCTCCAGGCTTTCCCAGAAACGATGCCGGTCCGGACGCCAAGCCCGGGCGCATCCTTGGAGCCTCTCCTGATCTTCCCCGCGGCCTGCCAGAATCTCTCCCGGCCGAGCCAGTCGCAGCCCAGTGAGCGCAGCGCTCACGGTTCTCCCTCCGCCCCAGCTGGACCTGGGACCATACTTCGCTTACACATCCACCACCAACTCCCAGATATCCGCCCTCGCTGGCGCGTCGGAGCAGGGCAAAGTCTACCCGAGTGTCCCGGGTCTGTGGAAAgaaggggcagcagggagggcaaACTGGAGAGTTAATGTTCAGTGTGGAGTGTTCCACTGTCTTGGGGTGTTTCTCAGCAACCTCGACCCGACTTCTCCAAGTTACAAGTGCCTCTCAGACGCAGGGTCGGGAAGGTTTGCAACAGCAACCGGCTTCGTCCGCCCTGCGCGGACTCTGGGAGCCCGCCCGGCTGCTGGGGGACCGACGGCAGTCCTCccaggcagggggcgggggcagagggcTTTTAAGGTCATAGGCAGGCTGTTCTCCCATCTCTGCACTGGGCAGTGGGTTTGCTAATGAAGATACCCCACTGGccttacacacgcacacacacgtttCAATTATCTGACTTTTCCGAAGGAAATAGAGTTGCATTTGTTGGAGTTCGTTTTCTTCCTTGAATTTGTTaaagtttgtttctcttttcttgtctttttttttttttttaaagaatggccTTAATTTGTGAAGTAATTGCTTtagtttccagttttattttgttagtgTGGACGGGACTGGACCTCAGCCTTGTGAGGTTCTATGACTCAGAGCTAGGTAACCCGGCTTT is from Panthera uncia isolate 11264 chromosome A3 unlocalized genomic scaffold, Puncia_PCG_1.0 HiC_scaffold_11, whole genome shotgun sequence and encodes:
- the EMX1 gene encoding homeobox protein EMX1 isoform X1, translating into MCLAGCTPRTAAAPGRGALPRAQLPRSALATATMFQPTAKRGFTIESLVAKDGGTGGGTGGGGAGSHPLAAAASEEPLRPTALNYPHPGAAEAAFVSGFPAAAAAAAAAGAGRSLYGGPELVFPEAMNHPALTVHPAHQLGASPLQPPHSFFGAQHRDPLHFYPWVLRNRFFGHRFQASDVPQDGLLLHGPFARKPKRIRTAFSPSQLLRLERAFEKNHYVVGAERKQLAGSLSLSETQVKVWFQNRRTKYKRQKLEEEGPESEQKKKGSHHINRWRIATKQANGEDIDVTSND
- the EMX1 gene encoding homeobox protein EMX1 isoform X2, with translation MFQPTAKRGFTIESLVAKDGGTGGGTGGGGAGSHPLAAAASEEPLRPTALNYPHPGAAEAAFVSGFPAAAAAAAAAGAGRSLYGGPELVFPEAMNHPALTVHPAHQLGASPLQPPHSFFGAQHRDPLHFYPWVLRNRFFGHRFQGDDVPQDGLLLHGPFARKPKRIRTAFSPSQLLRLERAFEKNHYVVGAERKQLAGSLSLSETQVKVWFQNRRTKYKRQKLEEEGPESEQKKKGSHHINRWRIATKQANGEDIDVTSND